In Aedes albopictus strain Foshan unplaced genomic scaffold, AalbF5 HiC_scaffold_243, whole genome shotgun sequence, the genomic window aaacttacaaaaaCGTCTGCATCAACTTGAGTAGCCATCCGTGAAgttttttccaaagaaatccttgtcTTTGGAAGCTTTGAATaattccctgaaagatttttggactaatttctaaagtattccctgaaaaactttctgaaaacctatctggaagaatttaaaaaagcagtggtttttttttcatttttccatgaaggaatttctgaaacccctagaatattttttagGATACTTTCGTggcagtttcttgaagaatttatttaaaaaatctcccAAGAACTTTTTAAAGGTATTCATGgataaaatttgtcaaaaaaatcAAGCAAGATTTCCATGTAAGAGAATAATTTCattaatttcctgagaaatcccttAATGAGTTTCCGGAAATATATCGAAAgaacatttttgaatgaattctttgaagatttttagaaaaacaTCCATGAGAGAGTTCCCGTGGGAATGGTGTGACGAAAGCTTGGAAAAATgcctaatttcaaaaaaaaaaacttgggtgaaattctgcaatattctctgaaggaatttttatgtctttattatcgagactttcagcccaaggctggttcgtctccacctgaaggaatttctggaggaattggtaGTACTTCTGATCCTACCGTCGatgtcctgaaaaaaaaatgtggaaattctggagaaaactccagaggattttccgaagcaattccaggaaaaatctggagcaatccctggaagtaaaaattctgaacgaattcctggaaaagttttcaaaacaatcctgggagaatttttggaggaatctatggagaaatttccaaagaaattccaaagcaatctgtaaaggaattttcaaaggtatGGGAGAAgagctttttgaaagattttctgaaaaccctacgaaatatttctgaaaaatctgaaattatttcaTGAGGTTTGTAGACACTTCGGAAAAAAAACATAACAAGATTGAATATGAATGTCTTAAGAAATTTATGCAAGATTTTCCTAAAAGattatttatgaaaattttggattaaaatttgaagaaatttctgaaggaatccctcaaaaaaaaaacctgaaaaatatcaagaggaatatttgaaaaaatccatTGTGGAATTGCAGAAAGATACTTtgcaagatttctgaaaaaatccaggaagcaTTCCTGACGAAAGTCCTTGAAGGTTTTATAAAAaaagcatgatttttttttttttgaaaaccaaataaattcgagaaatttttggaaatcgctaaaaaaaaccctgaattTTGTGTGCATTTCATAACATTCTCTGCTGGTGTTTCCAAACAATTCAATAAaagatattctgaaagaattattttGAGAGAATATCTAGTGGAGTTATAgagggaactcctagaaaaatcgcTAAGGtaacccctgaagaaaatttccgattgaatccttgaaaaactttGTTTGTGAAAATCCAAGAAtgactttatgaaggaatctatAGCTATCAAAGgctacatttctgaaggaattttaggaagatgtTCTGGAAACGCCTCGGAAAATATATATGAGTATTTcatcattcctggagaaatttgtggataaatatctatttttgaagaaatcccttaacttTTTTAAATTATCCAATAGGTTATAATGGCAGAGAGtgataaatattctaaaaataaggtacaccggggcaagatgaaacagcgggcaaacatgatgttttttaatgatgaCAAACAATTTGATTTCCATAACAAatggtttttgattcaaacaagctTTTAGCGATGGataattttccaaattttattgaaacctTATTGAAAACTTTGCCTTTTaacttgtcccggtgtaccttacaatgAACAATTTTTTGCTCTTGGGTGGGTTTTTAATCATATTTATAAGGGCTGAAAAACATAAGTGAGTTTTTATAGGCAAATTTCGACTTTGGTCATcagtctttgaagattttttatttacattGCAACACATTCTTCTTCTCTTCGAAAAATAATATGCTACAATTGTCTCACCAGAAGGGCGGACAAAAATCCAAATTTAACAAAGGAGCTTTTTTCTTATAATAAATAAGAACAAACATTTTCTTTATCACAATTGAAATTTTCACAAAGCTGGACATTTCTGCACTTACGGAGGCACATTTTTTGTAAGAAACCATATAGGCAGTTTTCTTATGTTTTAGTGTTCTTTCCAATATTGGTGGGCGCAAAACGTTGATAAACACAGAAAAGTCATTTTATATGTTTACATTAGTGCAACAATTCCTCCGAGATGTCGCAAAATTTTGCTTTCTTAGACAAGCGTATTTTGGGAGTTaaaaaaactctttttttttgttataaataagagctggttactcagtgttACTCCGATGACAACACTGGTATACAAtttggtggagcctcgtagccgtgcggttagggtcaccaagcttctaatcgcaccatgctatggggtgagggttcgattcccgcttcaggcgatgaaacttttcgtgaggaatagtttcttctccgtatccactggtgcatgctccgtgtgtcccttgtctagtgtttaagtttcattcagtctgtgcagcctctggctgaagacggtgtccgcgtcttttttttttttgcttatttaCATATCAACTATTCCACCGTATAGGGTAAGTGTTTctattatggctatagtaccaattactcaccatagttgattttcacgctttaacgatgtaaatcaattaGACAAAATttttgaacaacagatcacgttcaaaaagatggttgcactcatttaaactttacattttgctcaaattatagtagaaataaatcattttccttaaaatttcggcttccttgcaccctttatcgccatagtgtaccagttatggctaatcccatgcaaatagtgcgaaaaggaaccgaaaataaaaaatgtatccataattggaactgggttcctatcattggcttggcacacgctgtaataaatactaatagTACTTTTGGCTCCGTTcccatatttttcctgtaaagtatggaaacttatctatcttttaacatattgatgacattcgttggtcttctcgttatttttgtacgaaCAGTTTTCCttgggtagtgccataattggtacagccaCCCTACTGTAATTAAATATGTTTGTTGAAAAAACTTGAAGTTTAGAACTACATGGAGTTTGGAagagaaaatttttaaaaaatatttcggacGAACAATTGAAAAATTTTTTACAGGAANNNNNNNNNNNNNNNNNNNNNNNACTGGATGTGATCGAAGTAGGAATGGGTGGTCACCCTATCATCGCCCAGGGTTCATGGCTGCACTTTGATCGAGCCATCAGCATTAACAAAAATTAAGGCGACGGAGTTCTCACCAAGAACTTTCAACGCAGCAGAAAATGTGCCCCTCAAAGAGAGCACTCGTCGGCAAGTCTTGGCCCCACAGGAAGGTCCCGGCGGACCCCACATGGCACCGAGCTGAAGGCGCATCGTCAGCTTGAAATGCGCACCGAGCGGACCGAACGGGTCCGCCTCGATCGTACGACAACCGTACAGTATCATTCTCTATCAACCAGCGCGGCTACAAAGTATCACAATGTGGCCATTTGGAAGCGAGGAAACGTTTGAACACAGCAATATCACAACGCACGATGTGATTTCTTATTCCATGGACGGCGGCTTCGTCCTAGTGGCCGTTATCGTTCTCATCGTCTGGCGGTGGCGGCGAAACATGAACCGCTTGAAATCACTGGAAGCGGCGACGAGGAGGAACCAGCTAAACGTCTAAGCGGGCGTCACCCGACGCCCGCCGAGTCAACAATTTTGGTGCACCCGGCACCAAGAAGGACGTCTCGGATCGGTGCACACGGCACCAGTGGAATTAAATAAGCAATCAAACTCTGTAAAATTCAAGATAATATAATGTCAGTCTAAGTCAGAACCCCGCCGCGTCGAGTTGTGAATCAATATCACCGCCGTCAGTACTACTATATCCCAGCTGCATTGTACGGTCCTTGCGGGAGCGGGGCCAGTAGCTGTTGGATATCTTTCATTTTTGGTGACCCCGACGTGATCAGCACCGGCTGATCACTCATGTAACTCATCTCGTAATCATTCAAGTGTGATCGCGTGTGCTAATCAATCCTCTAGTGAATCAAGTGTGATCGCGTGTGCTAATCAATCCTCTAGTGAACCCAAGCGACACAAAGCGATAGTCGCCCCGTGTGGAGAGGGACAGTCAATCTTGATCGTGCTCGAACAAAATCGTTAATTTATTAATTGCCCGTCGTCTGCCGTTTTGCCGTCGGAGCTATTACGTTGGTCCGGCCGCTAGTGAATCTAAGTGAAAACATCAATTGTGAATGCCATTGGCGCCCGGCGTCTGCAAAAGTAAAGTACGTGAATATCGCCAGAGAGTGAGCCCTAATTAATTGTCCATGGGGAATCAAAGTGGCAAATCGAAGATTTGGTAGTGCCTGAACAAAATACGCATGTCAGAAACCCAAGAAAAGGtagtgaaaacagaaagagagacaAAACGCCAACCAAGAAAAAATAAAAGAgtgaaattccggagaatccctacaGAAGAGGTGCTGTCCGTCGTGGGAACCGTGCAATCTTCCCCCAGCTTCGGACCTGGGAGCCACAACCTCAAGCCGAGGAAACTGGAAGGAGCGAACGCCGTTTACACTCTAAAGTAAGTCCGTTCCCATTTACTAAGTGAATTAAGTGAAAATGCCGCGTGCTGAGGACGAGCGAGCCGAGCTGGTGGACACCAGCAAGAACCAGCTGGTCGCATTAGAAAGCAGTATGAAAAGGTTGGCGAGCGATGCTAAGCAGCTAAAGGACCAGGCCCACACCTGGGTGCAGCTAAAAACAACGATAGGAATGCTGGACGGCCTGTATGAGCAGGCGTCCAACGTCTTGCTACGATTGGAGGGCCTTGATGGCCCTCAACAGCGTAGAGAGCCTTTGATGGCTGTCTACCTAAATGCTAAGGTGCTGCTGGAGGAAATGGCTCAAAAGGTGATGCCAGCTCCTTCAAGCAGCTCTTCAAACGCTCTGCTGGATCAGACCATCCAGCAGTCCTCAGGTCGATCCGACCATTTACCGCGGATCGAGCTTCCAAGATTCAACGGTTCACCCACGGAGTGGCTCTCATTCAAGAGCCGCTTCGAGAAGAGAATATCCGCTCTGAATGAAGATGCGGATAAATTCGCATTTCTGgcaaaatgcctggaaaaattcgaACCTGCCAAAAATTCAGTCGAGGCACTCGAAAACTCGGGAACGAGCTTTGCCGAGGCCTGGCAAAAGCTCGAAACACGCTTTTACAAGCGTAGAATAGCCTTCGAAGGCTACTTTACTAAATTGCTCATGGTGAAGAAAATCATGAGCCCCAACGCCAAGGGAATTATGGCGTTGATCGACGCAGTAGACACCGCAGTCCACGCCGCTCACCAAATCCAAGGTGAGCGAAATCAAACGCTAGATAGTGTGGCCAACGGCCTAATTATTGCCATAGTAAAGGGCAAATTAGACGACGTAACCCTATCCAAGCTCGAAGAGAGCTTGGATCTACAAAAAATCTATACTTGGGCCGAATTCAAGGCCGAATTAGAAAAACGGGCCAATCAGTTGGCTTGTCAGTACCTGGAAGAGGCGCCGCCTAGAGGGCGTCAACACAAAACCGCAGCAGTAGCTGCTGCTACACCAACCAAAGAACCAATAAAAAAGGCTCAATCACAAAACAATCAGAAAAATTGCTTCATTTGCGGAAGTAAAGAGCACAGCATTTTTTATTGTGCTGCTTTCAACAAGCTCCCCCTCAAGGAGAGGTGGGAGGCTGTGTCCAAATCCAGGCGGTGCTACAACTGCATGTCTTGGGGGCACTCCGTGCAAAAGTGCTCCTCCAACGTGAGCTGTAAGGAATGCGGGGCGCGCCATCATACGCTCCTGCATTTCGAAGCTGCGGAAAACCCCCCGCAACCAACCCAAAAGGGCAATGAAGGGTCAACGACTACGGCTTCGGCCTCAACCAGTATCACCCAGTGACTACCAGGCAGCTACGTGTTCCTGGCTACCGCCCTCGTCCAAGTGAGGGGAGCTACGACTTGGTACCAAGTAAGGTGCCTGCTCGACTCGGGTAGTCAGGTCGAAACTATAAGTGAACAGGCAGCCCACCTTCTTGGCttgcctttttcgaaaacccAGCTGACCATAAAAGGGATTAGCGGAGGTATTAATGCGCGACGAAAAGTTACAACTCAAATCGCCTCTAAGAGTGGCGATTTCACAATGACAGTGGACATGATGGTTGGCCCGCGCCTGATTGAGGACCAACCCAGTATCACACTACACGCAGGAGAAATAAGGGTACCAGCGGGCATTGAACTAGCTGACCCACTCTTTTATCAGAAGCAACCAGTCGAAATACTACTTGGATCGCGAATATTCTTCCAAATCATGGGACCCAGATCCATCAATCTGGGCAGCGGACCAATCTTCCAAGAGTCCGCATTCGGGTGGCTTGTTGGCGGACTAACATCGTTGCAAGTACCGCGACGAGCTACCACGGCGGTTATAGCATCAGAGCCTGAAGTATCAAGCAAGTGGGATTGCGCATCGGCCCCAGACCATAGCTACCAGGATCAAGGACTAGATAATCTGTTCAGAAGTTTTTGGGCGCTTGAGGAGGTAACTTCTGCGGAAGCGAAGCCCTGCCACAGCGCGAATGCAAGCGAGGAGCATTTTCAGAAATACACGACGATAGGAGCAGATGGAAAATATGTAGTCCGCATTCCCTTCAAAAATGAGCCACAGTTACTAGGCCATTCTTTTGAGCAGGCAAAACGGCGATTTCTATCCTTGGAAAAACGCCTTGCCCATCATCCAGAAGTTTACAAGCAGTATAGAGAATTCCTAGCTGAATATCTCGCGATGAATCACATGGAAATAGTCCACTCCAAGGACAAATCCAAGGTCAGGTACTACATACCGCATTCTTGCGTAATCAAACCAGATTCCACTTCAACAAAATTACGAGTAGTATTCGACGCCAGCGCAAAAACGTCAAGTAACATATCACTCAACGACATTCAGCACAGTGGTCCTGTTATACAGCGTGAATTATTTGACCTGTTGTTGGATTTCCGATGCCACGACAAAGTGGCCACAGCCGACGTCGTGAAAATGTATAGGCAAGTAAATCTTCACGAAGAGGATTCGTGGTTCCAATGCATCCTCTGGCGGAACGATCCCTCCGAGGAAATACAAGTATACCGATTGAAAACGGTAACGTACGGCGAGGCGGCATCGTCCTTCTTGGCATGCCGAGCGCTTCATGAGGTCGGAGAGGAAATTCGACCCGAACAACCTGAAATTGCTGAGGTTATTCAACAATGCTTCTACGTGGACAACTTCATGATGGGGGGAGATTCAGCCGAAAAACTGTTGGAAAGGCGGCAGGCAGTGGAATCAGCCCTGATGAAGAGAGGTTTTCCTCTACGCAAGTGGGCGTCCAACGACGTCAGCATCCTCGCTGGAGTATCTGACGAGGACTTGGAGAAAGAAATCCGAATTGGGGACCATGACATCATAAAGACATTAGGTGTAGCGTGGTCGCCTAAGGCTGACACGTTCCGGTGCATCGCTAATGACCCGGTAAATTCCCATGAGAAAATGACCAAACGGCAGCTCGCCTCAGAGATATTGAGGCTGTACGACCCACTAGGAATCATGCAGCCAATAATCATCACAGCCAAAATCCTTCTTCAAGGACTTTGGAAAATTAAGCTAAAGTGGGATGACGAAATCCCAGCTGATTCGCAACATGAATGGCAGCAGCTGAAGAAAACATTACCAAAACTTGCTAGCTTGACAATTCCGCGCCAGGCGATTCCTAGCAATCCCGTGCACCTGGAACTGCATGGATTCTCAGATGCTTCTAACCTGGCTTATGGTTGCGCGGTCTATGCATATTGCATAGACGAGAAAAATCGAATATCTATGAACCTATTGTGCGCCAAATCTCGAGTGGCGCCAATGAAGGATGTCACCCTTCCAcgaaaggaacttctgggagcAAAGCTACTAGCAGAGTTAATGAAAAGGGTAATTTCCATTATACCAACACACGTTCAAAGAACATACTACTGGTGCGATTCACAAGTAGTCTTGGCTTGGATTCATTCAAGCGTACCCCACAGTGAAGTGTACGTTCGCAATAGAATCAACGTAATTCAGTCCCTTACGCATCGAGAGGATTGGCGATACGTTCCAACGGATCAGAACCCAGCTGACATAGTCTCGAGAGGTATCTCCGTGAGAAAACTTCTAACCACGAAAAAGGATATATGGCTGCATGCCACAAACTATGCGCTAGAGAACAGACGGCGCGCTGAGGCATATGGCGCTCCGCAAGTGATAGCAATCTGTTCGTCAACCGACAGAGACAGCGCCAGCAGTGAGGTGGAGGACTTAATATCAAGTTACCCGCACCATAACTCATTCCAGAAGACGCGGAGGCATTTTGCTGTCGTCAATAGGGCCATGAACAACTTCATGTCTAAATCAGCGGCCATCAAAAGTCGCGGGATTAACCGAGAGCCATGCTTCGGGCCCCTAACCGTCAGCGAACTGGAGGCTGGTGAGCAACTGATCGTCAAGCATCTACAGCGCATCAGTTATCCAAAGGAGCTCGCTCACTTAGAGGAACAAGGAACCCCTACAAAGCAGGGCCCCCTTCAACATCTCAGTCCAATAATCGAAGATGGACTCATCCGCATCGTGGGCAGGCTTAGCCTGTCCGACTTACCTCAGCATCAACGGCGTCCAGCAATAATACCCCAAGAGCATTTCTTCGGAAAAATTATACTAGAGCACATTCATCGACGAAATCTCCACGCTGGCTTGGAGACAATCATTTCGGACTTCCAGCAACGCTATTGGATGCGGAACCTCCGAAAACTGGCCAAAACTGTCGTCAATCGATGTATCTTGTGCGCACGAGCTAGGCCGCGCAAGCTTCAACAACAAATGGGCCAGCTGCCAAGACCTAGGGTGAATCCATCCCCAGCATTCACCCACACCGGAGTAGATCTATGCGGTCCGTTTCAGATTCTGCCAAGCCCACGGGCCAAAACGAGGATGACAGTGTACGTGTGCATCTTCGTCTGTTTTTCAACAAAGGCAGTTCATCTTGAAGTGGTGGAAGATCAGTCCACAGGTGCATTCATTGCTGCTCTGATGAGGTTTACTTCACTGCGTGGGAAGCCAGAAGTAATCTATTCAGACAATGGACGGAACTTTGTTGGAGCAGGTAGGGAACTTGCAGAACTACGGAAAATCTATAACAATGAGATCTTTCAAGACGAATTGGTCGGAATAGCAGCCAACAAGGGGATAAATTTCTCCTTCATACCGCCCCGAAGCCCAAACTTTGGAGGGCTTTGGGAAGCTAACATCAAAGTTGCAAAACGGTTGTTCACGGCAGCAGCCCGCGGGGCATGCTTCAACATTTTGGAACTGCAGACTGTACTCTACCAGGTGGCGGCAATTATGAACTCTCGCCCCCTCACAGTGGTCTGGACGGATGCTAGCATCCCAGAACCACTGACTCCAGGCCACTTCCTCATCGGAAGATCAATGACTGCTCTGCCAATCccaggcaaatttatcgaaaacGGGAGCATATCGGTACGCTGGAAGCGTATTCAACATCAAACTCTGCAATTTTGGCGGAGGTGGCAGGATGAATACCTGCAACATCTGCGCTGCATGGCCAAATGGACCAAGAAGCAGCCCAACCTAGCAGTTGGGCAAGTTGTCCTCATTGGAGATGACCACAATCCTGTAGCAAAATGGCCTATGGGTATCGTAACCAGTACGCATCCAGGTGCTGACGGCGTCGTGCGAGTTGCCACAGTTCGCGTCGGACCTAATCT contains:
- the LOC115268099 gene encoding uncharacterized protein LOC115268099; amino-acid sequence: MPRAEDERAELVDTSKNQLVALESSMKRLASDAKQLKDQAHTWVQLKTTIGMLDGLYEQASNVLLRLEGLDGPQQRREPLMAVYLNAKVLLEEMAQKVMPAPSSSSSNALLDQTIQQSSGRSDHLPRIELPRFNGSPTEWLSFKSRFEKRISALNEDADKFAFLAKCLEKFEPAKNSVEALENSGTSFAEAWQKLETRFYKRRIAFEGYFTKLLMVKKIMSPNAKGIMALIDAVDTAVHAAHQIQGERNQTLDSVANGLIIAIVKGKLDDVTLSKLEESLDLQKIYTWAEFKAELEKRANQLACQYLEEAPPRGRQHKTAAVAAATPTKEPIKKAQSQNNQKNCFICGSKEHSIFYCAAFNKLPLKERWEAVSKSRRCYNCMSWGHSVQKCSSNVSCKECGARHHTLLHFEAAENPPQPTQKGNEGSTTTASASTSITQ
- the LOC115268100 gene encoding uncharacterized protein LOC115268100, translated to MNHMEIVHSKDKSKVRYYIPHSCVIKPDSTSTKLRVVFDASAKTSSNISLNDIQHSGPVIQRELFDLLLDFRCHDKVATADVVKMYRQVNLHEEDSWFQCILWRNDPSEEIQVYRLKTVTYGEAASSFLACRALHEVGEEIRPEQPEIAEVIQQCFYVDNFMMGGDSAEKLLERRQAVESALMKRGFPLRKWASNDVSILAGVSDEDLEKEIRIGDHDIIKTLGVAWSPKADTFRCIANDPVNSHEKMTKRQLASEILRLYDPLGIMQPIIITAKILLQGLWKIKLKWDDEIPADSQHEWQQLKKTLPKLASLTIPRQAIPSNPVHLELHGFSDASNLAYGCAVYAYCIDEKNRISMNLLCAKSRVAPMKDVTLPRKELLGAKLLAELMKRVISIIPTHVQRTYYWCDSQVVLAWIHSSVPHSEVYVRNRINVIQSLTHREDWRYVPTDQNPADIVSRGISVRKLLTTKKDIWLHATNYALENRRRAEAYGAPQVIAICSSTDRDSASSEVEDLISSYPHHNSFQKTRRHFAVVNRAMNNFMSKSAAIKSRGINREPCFGPLTVSELEAGEQLIVKHLQRISYPKELAHLEEQGTPTKQGPLQHLSPIIEDGLIRIVGRLSLSDLPQHQRRPAIIPQEHFFGKIILEHIHRRNLHAGLETIISDFQQRYWMRNLRKLAKTVVNRCILCARARPRKLQQQMGQLPRPRVNPSPAFTHTGVDLCGPFQILPSPRAKTRMTVYVCIFVCFSTKAVHLEVVEDQSTGAFIAALMRFTSLRGKPEVIYSDNGRNFVGAGRELAELRKIYNNEIFQDELVGIAANKGINFSFIPPRSPNFGGLWEANIKVAKRLFTAAARGACFNILELQTVLYQVAAIMNSRPLTVVWTDASIPEPLTPGHFLIGRSMTALPIPGKFIENGSISVRWKRIQHQTLQFWRRWQDEYLQHLRCMAKWTKKQPNLAVGQVVLIGDDHNPVAKWPMGIVTSTHPGADGVVRVATVRVGPNLYKRNVRLLAPLPIDLPAVDNNAELSPINEVAEHEEDPPPRAIWDDRLRPRPKGGRKWM